A portion of the Actomonas aquatica genome contains these proteins:
- a CDS encoding OprO/OprP family phosphate-selective porin — MWNSTSSRAATMAVALLLSASTPWTAAAATDDGEIAALREQIRQLDAKLRALEAQPTPAPVPVATSATATATVDRRGLVVTSADRSYALRIRPRIQVDAHWFPDAADGATDLTLRRVRPVVEGQAGPLKWRFMPELAGTVRILDAWGDVQVTPHSFVRIGKIKTAVGYERLQSFSKTLFLERGLPSTLTATRDLGLQWHATSGGVLDWSLGVTSGALDDTDLSANANLSSGDFDLEARLALQPFRPSKDHPLAGLTLGLAAQTGTEQVTIADADRDRRIRYRTSGRNTFFRYADGVTIDGDRTRLNAFLSYYAGPFGFLTEWVRSSYDVSRLGPAQTIDTDAWTAQFGWVVTGESASYGGFRPARPFDPAQGQWGGLELGLRFHTLRGDEAAFAGDATERFARTGSVQNATAWGAAANWVLTDNLLIGLNWETTSFSGAGTARADEQVILSRLQIDF; from the coding sequence ATGTGGAACTCCACTTCCTCCCGCGCCGCCACGATGGCGGTCGCCCTGCTACTGAGCGCGTCCACGCCGTGGACCGCCGCCGCCGCGACTGACGACGGCGAAATCGCCGCGCTGCGCGAACAGATCCGCCAGCTCGACGCCAAGCTTCGTGCGCTCGAAGCACAGCCCACTCCTGCGCCAGTCCCGGTCGCAACGTCCGCGACAGCGACCGCGACCGTCGACCGCCGCGGGCTGGTCGTCACCTCGGCCGATCGCAGTTATGCGTTGCGCATCCGGCCGCGCATTCAAGTCGACGCCCACTGGTTCCCCGATGCGGCTGACGGCGCCACGGACCTGACGCTGCGGCGCGTGCGTCCAGTCGTCGAGGGCCAGGCCGGCCCGCTCAAGTGGCGCTTCATGCCCGAGCTCGCCGGCACCGTCCGCATCCTCGATGCCTGGGGCGACGTGCAGGTGACGCCGCACAGCTTCGTGCGTATCGGGAAAATCAAGACAGCGGTGGGCTACGAGCGCCTGCAGTCGTTTTCAAAAACGCTCTTTCTGGAGCGCGGCCTGCCGTCGACCCTCACCGCCACGCGCGATCTCGGCCTGCAATGGCACGCCACGAGCGGCGGCGTGCTGGATTGGTCGCTGGGCGTCACCTCGGGGGCGCTCGACGACACGGATCTGTCGGCCAACGCGAACCTGAGTTCCGGGGACTTCGATCTCGAGGCCCGGCTCGCGCTCCAACCCTTTCGCCCGTCCAAGGACCATCCCTTGGCCGGACTGACGCTCGGTCTGGCGGCGCAGACGGGCACCGAGCAGGTGACGATCGCCGACGCCGATCGGGACCGCCGCATTCGCTACCGCACCTCGGGGCGCAACACCTTCTTCCGCTACGCGGACGGCGTGACCATCGACGGCGACCGCACGCGGCTGAACGCCTTTCTGTCCTACTACGCTGGGCCGTTTGGCTTTCTCACCGAGTGGGTGCGCTCGTCCTACGACGTGAGCCGCCTCGGTCCCGCACAGACGATCGACACCGATGCCTGGACCGCGCAGTTCGGCTGGGTGGTGACCGGCGAGTCCGCATCCTACGGCGGCTTCCGCCCGGCGCGCCCGTTTGACCCGGCTCAGGGACAATGGGGCGGACTCGAACTCGGTCTGCGCTTCCACACCCTGCGTGGCGACGAGGCGGCCTTTGCCGGCGACGCGACGGAACGCTTCGCCCGAACCGGCTCGGTGCAAAACGCCACCGCCTGGGGCGCCGCCGCCAACTGGGTGCTCACCGACAACCTGCTCATTGGCCTCAACTGGGAAACCACGTCGTTCTCCGGTGCCGGCACCGCCCGCGCCGACGAGCAGGTCATCCTCTCCCGTCTGCAAATCGATTTCTGA
- the groL gene encoding chaperonin GroEL (60 kDa chaperone family; promotes refolding of misfolded polypeptides especially under stressful conditions; forms two stacked rings of heptamers to form a barrel-shaped 14mer; ends can be capped by GroES; misfolded proteins enter the barrel where they are refolded when GroES binds) yields MSAKQLLFDEAARSKILKGVELLSRAVKVTLGPKGRNVVIDKKFGSPTVTKDGVSVAKEVELPDAYENMGAQMVKEVASKTSDNAGDGTTTATVLAEAIYREGLKNVAAGSNPIFLKRGIDKAVEAAVAQLHKISKKVNDREEIRQVATVSANWDTEIGDIIADAMDKVGKDGTITVEEAKSIQTTLDVVEGMQFDKGYLSPYFTTNQEAQEAVLEDAYVLIHEKKISSLQDLLPLLQSVSKTGKPLLLIAEDIEGEALAALVVNKIRGTLNVCAVKAPGFGDRRKAMLEDIAVLTGGKCITEDLGIKLENVELSDLGKAKRIVVDKENTTIVEGAGKASDIQGRVKQIRRQIEETSSDYDREKLQERLAKLAGGVAVINVGAATEAEMKEKKARVEDALHATRAAVEEGIVPGGGVALLRTAKAIDDVALEGDEKIGSTIVRRAIEAPLKQLCANAGVDGGVVVQTVLKSKGSNGYNVATDEYVDLLKAGVVDPTKVTRTALQNASSISGLLLTTECMITEIPEKKDPMPAGGGDMGGMGGMY; encoded by the coding sequence ATGTCCGCCAAACAACTTCTCTTCGACGAAGCCGCCCGCTCCAAGATCCTGAAGGGTGTCGAGCTCCTCTCCCGCGCCGTCAAAGTCACCCTCGGTCCGAAGGGCCGCAACGTCGTCATCGACAAGAAATTCGGCTCCCCGACCGTCACCAAGGACGGCGTGAGCGTCGCCAAAGAAGTCGAGCTTCCGGACGCCTACGAGAACATGGGCGCCCAGATGGTGAAGGAAGTCGCTTCCAAAACCTCCGACAACGCCGGTGACGGCACCACCACCGCGACCGTGCTCGCCGAGGCCATCTACCGCGAAGGTCTCAAGAACGTCGCCGCCGGTTCCAACCCGATCTTCCTCAAGCGCGGCATCGACAAGGCCGTCGAGGCCGCCGTTGCCCAGCTCCACAAGATCTCCAAGAAGGTCAACGACCGCGAAGAGATCCGCCAGGTCGCGACCGTGTCCGCCAACTGGGACACCGAGATCGGTGACATCATCGCCGACGCCATGGACAAGGTGGGCAAGGACGGCACCATCACCGTCGAGGAAGCCAAGTCGATCCAGACCACCCTCGACGTCGTCGAAGGTATGCAGTTCGACAAGGGTTACCTCTCCCCCTACTTCACCACCAACCAGGAGGCCCAGGAGGCTGTCCTCGAGGACGCCTACGTGCTGATCCACGAGAAGAAGATCTCCTCCCTGCAGGATCTCCTCCCGCTGCTCCAGTCGGTCTCCAAGACCGGCAAGCCCCTCCTCCTCATCGCTGAGGACATCGAGGGTGAGGCCCTCGCCGCTCTCGTGGTCAACAAGATCCGCGGCACCCTCAACGTCTGCGCCGTCAAGGCTCCGGGCTTCGGCGATCGCCGCAAGGCCATGCTCGAAGACATCGCCGTCCTCACCGGTGGCAAGTGCATCACCGAGGACCTCGGCATCAAGCTCGAGAACGTCGAGCTGTCCGATCTCGGTAAGGCCAAGCGCATCGTCGTCGACAAGGAAAACACGACCATCGTTGAAGGCGCCGGCAAGGCTTCCGACATCCAGGGTCGCGTGAAGCAGATCCGTCGTCAGATTGAGGAGACCTCCTCCGACTACGATCGCGAGAAGCTCCAGGAGCGTCTCGCCAAGCTCGCCGGTGGCGTGGCCGTCATCAACGTCGGCGCCGCGACCGAGGCCGAGATGAAGGAAAAGAAGGCCCGCGTGGAAGACGCCCTGCACGCCACCCGCGCTGCGGTGGAAGAAGGTATCGTCCCCGGTGGTGGCGTCGCGCTCCTGCGCACCGCCAAGGCCATCGACGACGTTGCCCTCGAAGGCGACGAGAAGATCGGTTCCACCATCGTGCGTCGCGCCATCGAGGCTCCCCTCAAGCAGCTCTGCGCCAACGCCGGTGTCGACGGTGGCGTGGTCGTTCAGACCGTGCTCAAGAGCAAGGGCTCCAACGGCTACAACGTCGCGACCGACGAGTATGTCGACCTGCTGAAGGCCGGCGTCGTCGACCCGACCAAGGTCACCCGCACCGCGCTCCAGAACGCTTCCTCCATCTCCGGTCTGCTCCTCACCACCGAGTGCATGATCACCGAGATCCCGGAGAAGAAGGACCCGATGCCCGCCGGCGGCGGTGACATGGGCGGCATGGGCGGCATGTATTGA
- a CDS encoding sulfate ABC transporter substrate-binding protein, which yields MKTLLSILLAAALLPALSAKTVELLNVSYDPTRELYVEFNQAFAAHWKALTGDTVRVRQSHGGAGKQARAVIDGLAADVVTLALAYDIDEIAARTGKLPADWQARLPNGSAPYTSTIVFLVRKGNPLGIKDWDDLVKPGVAVITPNPKTSGGARWNYLAAWAYAESRYGSADAARDFVARLFKNVPVLDSGARGATITFTQRGIGDVFLSWENEAFLALNELGQGEFEIVVPSLSILAQPPVTLVDANAERKGVRAVAEAYLEYLYSPVGQRIAAKHYYRPLHPEQADAADVARFPAVQLVTVDEAFGGWQNAQRTHFADGGVFDQIYLP from the coding sequence ATGAAAACGCTCCTCTCGATCCTGCTCGCGGCGGCCCTGCTGCCCGCGCTCTCGGCCAAAACGGTCGAACTCCTCAACGTCTCCTACGACCCGACGCGCGAACTCTACGTGGAGTTCAACCAGGCCTTTGCCGCACACTGGAAGGCGCTCACCGGCGACACGGTGCGCGTGCGCCAGTCCCATGGAGGCGCCGGCAAACAGGCGCGTGCCGTCATCGACGGCCTGGCCGCCGATGTGGTGACGCTGGCGCTGGCCTACGACATCGACGAAATCGCGGCGCGCACCGGCAAGCTGCCCGCCGATTGGCAGGCTCGCCTGCCCAACGGCAGTGCGCCCTACACCTCGACGATCGTGTTTCTGGTGCGCAAAGGAAACCCGCTCGGCATCAAAGATTGGGACGACCTCGTGAAACCGGGCGTCGCCGTGATCACACCCAATCCCAAGACCAGCGGCGGCGCACGCTGGAACTACCTCGCCGCCTGGGCGTATGCAGAATCCCGTTACGGCAGTGCCGACGCCGCGCGCGACTTCGTGGCCCGCCTGTTCAAAAACGTGCCGGTGCTCGACAGCGGCGCGCGTGGGGCGACCATCACCTTCACCCAGCGGGGCATCGGTGACGTGTTTCTCTCTTGGGAAAACGAAGCCTTTCTCGCCCTCAACGAGCTGGGGCAGGGCGAGTTTGAAATCGTCGTGCCTTCACTGAGCATCCTGGCCCAGCCGCCGGTGACCCTGGTCGATGCCAACGCCGAGCGCAAAGGCGTGCGCGCGGTCGCCGAGGCCTACCTCGAATACCTCTACTCGCCCGTCGGGCAACGCATCGCGGCCAAGCACTACTATCGTCCGCTCCATCCCGAACAGGCCGATGCGGCCGACGTGGCGCGGTTCCCGGCGGTGCAACTCGTCACGGTCGATGAGGCCTTTGGCGGTTGGCAGAACGCGCAACGCACGCACTTCGCCGATGGTGGGGTGTTTGACCAGATCTACCTGCCATGA
- a CDS encoding RrF2 family transcriptional regulator codes for MKLSKKGEYGLRALIDLGMAAEVGPGLLQVAQIAAKEQIPVKFLEQILQSLREGGIVETQRGRFGGYRLAKPADRIGMGEVIRRIDGPLAPIGCVSQSAYEPCSCPDEVHCGLRMLMLDVRNAIAGILDRYTLGDVVEVTLRKMRRDGVVPDFGPAQPLRRQSSLKKSARLEPVEGLLHHLFSEPQSEESSS; via the coding sequence ATGAAGCTCTCCAAAAAAGGCGAATACGGGCTCCGCGCCCTCATCGATCTCGGCATGGCGGCCGAGGTCGGTCCCGGTTTGCTGCAGGTCGCGCAGATCGCCGCCAAGGAGCAGATCCCCGTGAAGTTCCTGGAGCAGATCCTGCAGAGCCTGCGCGAGGGCGGTATTGTTGAAACCCAACGCGGGCGCTTTGGCGGTTACCGACTGGCGAAACCCGCCGACCGCATCGGAATGGGCGAGGTGATTCGTCGCATCGATGGTCCGCTCGCGCCCATCGGCTGCGTGAGCCAGTCGGCCTACGAACCCTGCTCGTGTCCCGACGAGGTCCACTGCGGCCTGCGCATGCTCATGCTCGATGTGCGCAACGCCATCGCCGGGATCCTCGACCGCTACACGCTCGGCGACGTCGTCGAAGTCACGCTGCGCAAGATGCGGCGTGATGGCGTGGTGCCCGACTTCGGGCCCGCTCAACCGCTGCGGCGGCAATCCTCCCTCAAAAAGTCGGCCCGGCTCGAGCCGGTGGAGGGCCTGTTGCATCACCTCTTTTCCGAACCTCAATCCGAAGAATCCTCGTCATGA
- a CDS encoding sulfate/molybdate ABC transporter ATP-binding protein, which produces MSIEVTHLRKTFGAYTALDDVSLSVKPGQLTALLGPSGSGKTTLLRIIAGLEFADPGSGAVCLDGQDVTALGPGERGIGFVFQHYALFRHLTVFENVAFGLSVRPRRERPSRAEVRDRVQRLLQLVQLDGLAQRLPTQLSGGQRQRVALARALAIEPKVLLLDEPFGALDAKVRKELRRWLRQFHEEVNLTTLFVTHDQEEALEIADEVVVMNNARIEQVGAPQTVYDQPASPFVIEFLGNVNRLAAGVSVGPRPAGADTLYVRPHDVDIRRGADAAGTHALPVKVLHIFAAGSTGRVVLRRLDTGEAFEAELSRGRLAELDLRAGEAAWVVFRHVRLFPDGRYTEADLRGSEIAVS; this is translated from the coding sequence ATGAGTATCGAAGTCACCCACCTCCGCAAAACATTCGGCGCCTACACCGCGTTGGACGACGTCTCGCTCAGCGTGAAGCCGGGCCAGCTCACCGCGTTGCTCGGTCCCTCGGGATCGGGCAAGACGACCCTGTTGCGCATCATCGCCGGTCTGGAGTTTGCCGATCCCGGCAGCGGGGCGGTGTGCCTCGACGGACAGGACGTCACGGCACTCGGGCCGGGCGAGCGCGGCATCGGTTTTGTGTTTCAGCACTACGCGCTGTTTCGGCACCTCACGGTGTTTGAGAATGTCGCCTTTGGCCTTTCGGTGCGGCCCCGGCGCGAGCGGCCGTCGCGGGCGGAGGTCCGCGATCGGGTGCAGCGGCTCTTGCAACTCGTGCAACTCGACGGATTGGCGCAGCGCCTGCCGACGCAGCTCTCGGGCGGGCAACGTCAGCGGGTGGCCTTGGCGCGGGCGCTCGCCATCGAGCCCAAGGTATTGCTGCTCGACGAGCCGTTTGGCGCGCTCGACGCCAAGGTGCGCAAGGAACTGCGGCGCTGGTTGCGGCAATTCCACGAGGAGGTGAACCTCACGACGCTCTTCGTGACCCACGACCAGGAGGAGGCGCTGGAGATCGCCGACGAGGTGGTCGTCATGAACAACGCCCGTATCGAACAGGTGGGCGCCCCGCAGACCGTTTACGACCAGCCGGCGTCGCCCTTTGTGATCGAGTTCCTCGGCAACGTGAATCGGCTGGCGGCGGGCGTGTCGGTCGGCCCGCGGCCCGCCGGCGCGGACACGCTCTACGTGCGACCGCACGACGTGGATATCCGCCGCGGCGCCGATGCAGCCGGCACCCACGCGCTGCCGGTCAAGGTGCTGCACATCTTCGCCGCCGGCAGCACGGGGCGGGTGGTGTTGCGTCGACTCGACACCGGCGAGGCCTTTGAGGCCGAGCTGTCGCGCGGGCGTCTCGCCGAGCTCGACCTGCGCGCGGGCGAGGCGGCCTGGGTGGTGTTTCGGCATGTCCGACTTTTCCCCGATGGCCGTTACACGGAGGCGGATTTGCGCGGATCCGAGATCGCTGTTTCGTGA
- a CDS encoding GroES family chaperonin, producing MAKVSIKPIGDRVLVQHIEEKEQVRGGIIIPDAAKEKPQEAKVIALGTGKKDENGKAAAFEVKVGDMVLLSPYGGSEVKVDGQKYKLVREDDILGVIV from the coding sequence ATGGCCAAAGTAAGCATTAAGCCCATCGGTGATCGCGTGCTCGTGCAGCACATCGAGGAAAAGGAACAGGTCCGTGGTGGCATCATCATCCCGGACGCCGCCAAGGAAAAGCCCCAAGAGGCCAAGGTCATCGCGCTCGGCACTGGCAAGAAGGACGAGAACGGCAAAGCCGCCGCCTTCGAAGTGAAGGTCGGTGACATGGTGCTCCTCAGCCCCTACGGCGGTTCCGAGGTCAAGGTCGACGGTCAGAAATACAAGCTGGTCCGCGAAGACGACATCCTCGGCGTGATCGTCTGA
- the cysT gene encoding sulfate ABC transporter permease subunit CysT — MSTAAPTLSTRRILPGFRLTLGFTVAYLSLIVLIPLSATFLQSAGLGWADFWAAISSPRVVASYRLSFGAALVAAALNVVFGVIAAWVLVRYPFPGRRLVDALVDLPFALPTAVAGIALTTLYAPNGWLGAPLAQLGIPVAYTATGVGVALTFIGLPFVIRTVQPVLEELEPELEEAAASLGATRAQTLRRVVLPALRPAILTGFALAFARAVGEYGSVVFIAGNMPMKTEITPLLIITKLEQYDTAGATALAVAMLLLSFALLLAINLLQAWARRQGR; from the coding sequence ATGAGCACCGCCGCACCCACGCTGTCCACGCGGCGGATCCTGCCGGGCTTTCGGCTCACGCTGGGATTCACCGTCGCTTACCTGAGCCTGATCGTGCTCATCCCGCTGTCGGCAACTTTCCTGCAATCAGCCGGGCTGGGCTGGGCCGATTTCTGGGCGGCGATCAGCTCGCCGCGGGTCGTGGCCTCGTATCGGCTCAGCTTCGGAGCGGCGCTGGTGGCCGCCGCGCTTAATGTCGTCTTCGGCGTGATCGCGGCGTGGGTGCTGGTGCGTTACCCCTTCCCGGGCCGGCGCCTGGTGGACGCCTTGGTCGACCTGCCGTTTGCGCTGCCGACGGCGGTCGCCGGTATCGCGTTGACCACGCTCTATGCGCCCAACGGTTGGCTGGGCGCGCCGCTGGCGCAGCTCGGGATTCCGGTGGCCTACACCGCCACCGGGGTCGGCGTTGCGCTGACGTTCATCGGCCTGCCCTTTGTCATTCGCACCGTGCAACCGGTGCTCGAAGAGCTCGAGCCGGAGTTGGAGGAAGCCGCCGCCAGCCTCGGTGCCACCCGCGCGCAAACCCTGCGACGGGTCGTGCTGCCGGCGCTGCGGCCGGCCATCCTCACGGGCTTTGCCTTGGCCTTCGCCCGGGCGGTCGGCGAATACGGCTCGGTCGTTTTCATCGCGGGCAACATGCCGATGAAGACCGAGATCACGCCGCTGCTCATCATCACCAAACTCGAGCAATACGATACCGCCGGCGCGACCGCGCTCGCTGTGGCCATGCTGCTGCTGTCCTTCGCGCTGCTGCTCGCGATCAACCTCCTCCAGGCCTGGGCGCGTCGCCAGGGCCGCTGA
- a CDS encoding MBL fold metallo-hydrolase, with amino-acid sequence MEVIFLGTGTSQGVPMIACDCAVCTSTDPRNKRTRASIHVVMDGLHIQVDAPSEFRLRCVAEKVNWIDFFILTHGHADHITGMDDLRRFCDLLGGEALKVYSTDEGISRVLSIYPYAILDRPVVKGYAAFKLTEMPERLELEQGTIESTLLPHGGINTLGLVFTERSSGKKFTYYTDCKRVPRDAVALALDSDVVVLDGLRPQPHPSHMSISEAVAAAQEIGAPLTYLTHLTHLSDHAETEAELPEGVRIAYDGLRLKL; translated from the coding sequence ATGGAAGTGATCTTTCTCGGCACCGGCACCTCCCAAGGCGTTCCTATGATCGCCTGCGACTGCGCTGTGTGCACCTCTACGGACCCTCGCAACAAGCGCACTCGCGCGTCCATTCACGTGGTGATGGACGGGCTGCACATTCAGGTGGATGCGCCGTCGGAGTTCCGTCTGCGGTGCGTGGCCGAGAAGGTGAACTGGATCGACTTCTTCATTCTTACCCACGGTCACGCCGATCACATTACCGGTATGGACGACCTGCGTCGCTTCTGCGATCTGCTCGGCGGTGAGGCGCTCAAAGTCTACTCCACCGACGAAGGCATCAGCCGCGTGCTTTCGATCTATCCCTACGCCATTCTCGATCGCCCGGTGGTGAAGGGGTATGCGGCGTTTAAGCTCACCGAGATGCCGGAGCGGCTCGAGCTGGAGCAGGGGACCATCGAATCGACGCTCCTGCCGCATGGCGGTATCAACACCCTCGGACTCGTGTTCACCGAGCGCAGCAGCGGCAAGAAGTTCACCTATTACACCGACTGCAAACGGGTGCCCCGCGACGCCGTCGCGCTCGCACTCGATTCGGATGTGGTGGTGCTGGATGGTCTGCGCCCGCAACCGCATCCGAGCCACATGTCGATCAGTGAAGCGGTGGCCGCCGCCCAGGAAATAGGTGCGCCGCTTACGTATCTCACCCACCTGACACACCTTAGCGATCACGCCGAGACCGAGGCCGAGCTGCCCGAAGGTGTGCGCATCGCTTACGACGGACTGCGATTGAAGCTCTGA
- a CDS encoding YdcF family protein: protein MKPTAPEVVFRYLNQRSSTPPEHCDAIIGFGHFDQRIARQCGELWRAGVAPRIIFTGGVGAGSADLGQPEARAFAATLHDMLPEFPADALLLETESTNTGENIRYLSLKAKTLQWPLTSVVLVASPYRMRRVALTWREQGPGAGSRYFCVPPLTTWDEEYRLFAAKGENLIRHLPGEIDRLTTYATRGWIAHTAVPLEVAAAADSLR from the coding sequence ATGAAACCCACCGCCCCCGAAGTCGTCTTCCGCTACCTCAACCAACGCTCCAGCACGCCGCCGGAGCATTGTGACGCCATCATTGGATTCGGCCATTTCGACCAACGCATCGCCCGCCAATGTGGCGAGCTGTGGCGCGCCGGCGTCGCCCCGCGCATCATCTTCACCGGCGGTGTGGGCGCCGGCTCCGCCGACCTCGGCCAACCTGAAGCCCGGGCCTTTGCCGCCACCCTGCACGATATGTTGCCGGAGTTTCCCGCCGACGCACTGCTGCTCGAAACCGAGTCCACCAACACCGGCGAAAACATCCGCTACCTTTCGCTCAAGGCCAAGACCCTGCAGTGGCCGCTCACCTCCGTGGTGCTCGTGGCCAGCCCCTACCGCATGCGCCGTGTCGCCCTCACCTGGCGGGAACAGGGTCCCGGTGCCGGCAGCCGCTATTTCTGCGTGCCGCCGCTCACCACTTGGGACGAGGAATACCGCCTCTTCGCCGCCAAGGGAGAAAACCTGATCCGCCACCTGCCCGGCGAGATCGATCGGCTCACCACCTACGCCACACGCGGTTGGATCGCCCATACCGCCGTGCCCCTCGAAGTCGCCGCGGCGGCCGACAGCCTGCGCTGA
- a CDS encoding YezD family protein: protein MNASAHNPPETAVLPDWLLLVKEKVESLRYGVVQLTVHDGRVTQIERTEKTRIGGSGRD from the coding sequence ATGAACGCGTCCGCTCACAATCCGCCTGAGACCGCCGTCCTGCCGGACTGGCTGCTCCTGGTGAAGGAGAAAGTGGAATCGCTGCGCTACGGTGTCGTGCAGCTCACGGTGCACGATGGCCGCGTCACTCAGATCGAGCGCACCGAGAAAACGCGGATCGGCGGCTCCGGCCGCGATTGA
- the cysK gene encoding cysteine synthase A, with translation MARIHNDITETIGNTPLVRLNRTAQKHGAVADVLLKLEFFNPLSSVKDRIGFAMIDDALKSGKINENTVLIEPTSGNTGIALAFVAAAKGLKLILTMPETMSMERRKLLKVLGARLILTEGPKGMKGAIAKAEELAAQIPNAVILQQFANPSNPAVHRRTTAEEIWNDTDGAVDFVVAGIGTGGTITGVGEVLKEKKADVKVIAVEPASSPVLSGGNPGPHKLQGIGAGFVPDVLNTKVYDEVITVKEEDSGPISKEVSQLDGIPIGISSGAITWAALELAKKPENAGKTIVAIIPSCSERYLSTWLFADVNTDSDSLDDLINS, from the coding sequence ATGGCCCGTATCCACAACGACATCACTGAAACCATCGGCAACACGCCCCTCGTGCGTCTCAACCGCACGGCCCAGAAGCACGGCGCGGTGGCCGACGTCCTCCTCAAACTCGAGTTTTTCAACCCGCTCTCCTCGGTGAAGGACCGCATCGGTTTCGCGATGATCGATGACGCGCTCAAGAGCGGTAAGATCAACGAGAACACCGTGCTCATCGAGCCGACCTCGGGTAACACGGGTATCGCGCTGGCCTTCGTGGCCGCAGCCAAGGGCCTGAAGCTCATCCTTACCATGCCGGAGACCATGAGCATGGAGCGCCGCAAACTCCTCAAGGTGCTGGGCGCGCGTCTCATCCTCACCGAGGGGCCGAAGGGCATGAAGGGCGCCATCGCCAAGGCGGAGGAGCTCGCCGCGCAGATCCCGAATGCGGTTATCCTGCAACAGTTTGCCAACCCGTCCAACCCGGCCGTGCACCGTCGCACCACCGCCGAGGAAATCTGGAATGACACCGATGGTGCGGTCGACTTCGTGGTCGCGGGCATCGGCACCGGCGGCACCATCACCGGTGTCGGCGAAGTGCTGAAGGAGAAGAAGGCCGACGTGAAAGTCATCGCAGTCGAGCCGGCCTCTTCGCCGGTATTGTCCGGTGGCAACCCGGGCCCGCACAAGCTGCAGGGCATCGGTGCCGGCTTCGTGCCCGACGTGCTCAACACCAAGGTTTACGACGAGGTCATCACGGTGAAGGAGGAAGACTCCGGTCCGATCTCCAAGGAAGTGTCGCAGCTCGACGGTATCCCGATCGGCATCTCCTCGGGCGCCATCACCTGGGCGGCTTTGGAGCTGGCCAAGAAGCCGGAAAACGCCGGCAAGACGATCGTGGCGATCATCCCGTCCTGCTCGGAGCGTTACCTGTCCACTTGGCTTTTCGCCGATGTGAATACGGACAGTGATTCGCTGGACGACCTCATCAACAGCTGA
- the cysW gene encoding sulfate ABC transporter permease subunit CysW: MATSLVTRMAASPATAQRRPALQDPRWLRWSLLGTTLVFIALFLLLPLLIVFSEALRLGLGAYWESFLDPDALAAIRLTLTAAAIAVPLNLVFGVCAAWAVTKFEFPGKSLLITLIDLPFAVSPVISGLVYVLMFGLHGWIGPWLVEHDIQIIFAVPGIVLATVFVTFPFVARELIPLMQAQGSDEELAALTLGASGWQTFWRVTLPNIRWGLLYGVILCNARAMGEFGAVSVVSGHIRGETNTMPLHVEILYNEYNLQAAFAVASLLTLLALVSLALKGLVEWRHRSQSVNP; the protein is encoded by the coding sequence ATGGCAACCTCACTTGTAACCCGAATGGCGGCGAGCCCCGCGACCGCCCAGCGGCGACCGGCGCTGCAGGATCCTCGCTGGCTGCGCTGGTCGCTGCTCGGCACCACGCTCGTCTTCATCGCGCTGTTCCTGCTGCTCCCGCTGTTGATCGTGTTCTCCGAAGCACTGCGGCTGGGCCTCGGAGCCTACTGGGAAAGTTTTCTTGATCCCGACGCCCTGGCGGCGATCCGGCTCACGCTGACTGCGGCGGCCATCGCGGTGCCGCTCAATCTCGTCTTCGGCGTGTGTGCGGCGTGGGCGGTGACCAAGTTTGAGTTTCCGGGCAAGAGCCTGCTCATCACGCTCATCGACCTGCCGTTTGCCGTTTCGCCGGTGATCTCCGGCCTCGTCTACGTGCTCATGTTCGGGCTGCACGGCTGGATCGGCCCGTGGCTGGTTGAGCACGACATCCAGATCATCTTTGCGGTGCCCGGCATTGTGCTCGCCACCGTCTTCGTGACCTTTCCGTTTGTGGCGCGGGAGCTCATCCCGCTCATGCAGGCGCAGGGGAGCGATGAGGAACTCGCGGCGCTCACGCTCGGCGCGAGCGGCTGGCAGACGTTTTGGCGGGTGACGCTGCCCAACATCCGCTGGGGCCTGCTCTACGGCGTGATCCTGTGCAACGCGCGGGCGATGGGCGAGTTTGGCGCCGTATCCGTGGTCTCAGGACACATTCGCGGCGAGACCAATACCATGCCGCTGCACGTCGAGATCCTCTACAACGAATACAACCTGCAGGCCGCCTTTGCGGTGGCCTCGTTGCTTACTCTGCTGGCGCTCGTGTCGCTCGCCCTGAAGGGCCTGGTCGAGTGGCGGCATCGCTCCCAATCCGTGAATCCCTGA